From a single Nicotiana tomentosiformis chromosome 2, ASM39032v3, whole genome shotgun sequence genomic region:
- the LOC104106536 gene encoding tryptophan aminotransferase-related protein 2-like, producing MVTVADPVMYESYWQKMGNMCDITFSGYQSLSYFANAKYLCWFLEPKREEEIKKLHNVFGNAVMDDHYVVVGTGSSQLIQAALYALSPTDEPEPISVVSAAPFYPEVTDFVRSGLYKWAGVARNFEKDGPYIKFITSLNNPYGFTREIVVNGVQGTLIHDFAYYWPQYTAITSPATNMY from the coding sequence ATGGTGACTGTTGCTGATCCAGTAATGTATGAATCATACTGGCAAAAGATGGGCAACATGTGTGATATTACATTCAGTGGTTATCAATCATTGAGTTATTTTGCTAATGCCAAGTACTTGTGCTGGTTCTTGGAGCCAAAACGAGAAGAAGAGATCAAGAAGCTGCACAATGTGTTTGGAAATGCAGTTATGGATGATCATTACGTCGTCGTTGGGACAGGATCAAGCCAGCTTATTCAGGCTGCACTCTATGCTCTTTCTCCTACAGATGAACCTGAACCAATCAGTGTAGTTTCAGCTGCACCTTTCTATCCAGAAGTGACTGATTTTGTGCGTTCAGGGCTGTACAAATGGGCAGGAGTTGCAAGAAATTTTGAGAAAGATGGACCATATATTAAGTTCATTACATCTCTAAATAACCCATATGGGTTTACTCGAGAGATTGTAGTTAATGGAGTTCAAGGGacattaattcatgattttgctTATTATTGGCCACAGTACACTGCTATTACCTCTCCTGCTACAAACATGTATTAA